Proteins encoded within one genomic window of Salinisphaera sp. T31B1:
- a CDS encoding acetamidase/formamidase family protein → MALAADEPNADALGGFDVLQPLADAPQKMADGDYAGNYYVPSTVSTVLWGYLPNNSAEAVLSVPSGSTVTFDTISHEGILEDQGRDPVAYFAKLGVPADGVLEDAVAITGSDMPHDFKHDGPHIVTGPVAIEGAEPGDVLKVEVIKLEPRVPYGVISNRHGKGALPGEYPKTEPEPDPSAAHPERYGNVSVFAPIEKTDDGWVGVLEAGKGRQIRFPLHPFMGIMGVAPDTDDKVNSVPPMRVGGNADINDLGAGSTVYYPVAVPGAMFYTGDSHFTQGDGEVALTALEGSMRATLKLTLLKSGQAELPGKQVDKLLGETSDYWITVGLDPDLDLAMKDAVRESIRFLHQQYDIEESLALAYLSAATDFEVSQVVDKTKGIHAMIRKADFADFDTAVRSQTEEAAR, encoded by the coding sequence ATGGCTCTGGCGGCTGACGAGCCGAACGCCGACGCCCTGGGCGGGTTCGACGTGTTGCAACCGCTCGCCGACGCGCCGCAGAAAATGGCCGACGGCGATTATGCGGGCAACTATTATGTGCCTTCGACAGTGTCGACCGTGCTCTGGGGCTATCTGCCCAATAACAGTGCAGAAGCCGTACTGAGCGTTCCATCAGGGAGCACCGTGACGTTCGACACGATCTCGCACGAAGGCATTCTTGAGGATCAAGGCCGCGATCCCGTGGCCTATTTCGCCAAGCTGGGAGTGCCGGCCGACGGCGTGCTCGAAGACGCCGTCGCGATCACCGGCTCGGACATGCCGCACGATTTCAAGCATGACGGGCCCCATATCGTGACCGGCCCGGTCGCCATCGAAGGTGCCGAACCCGGCGATGTACTCAAGGTGGAAGTCATCAAGCTCGAGCCGCGTGTGCCCTATGGGGTGATCTCCAACCGTCACGGCAAGGGCGCGTTGCCGGGCGAATACCCCAAGACCGAACCCGAGCCGGATCCGAGCGCAGCCCATCCGGAACGCTATGGCAACGTCTCGGTATTCGCCCCGATCGAGAAGACCGACGACGGTTGGGTCGGGGTCCTCGAGGCCGGCAAGGGCCGCCAGATCCGGTTTCCACTGCACCCGTTCATGGGGATCATGGGCGTTGCCCCCGACACCGATGATAAGGTGAACTCGGTGCCGCCGATGCGCGTCGGCGGCAATGCCGACATCAACGATCTCGGTGCCGGCAGCACAGTCTATTATCCGGTCGCCGTACCGGGGGCCATGTTCTATACCGGCGACAGTCACTTCACCCAGGGCGACGGCGAAGTGGCCCTGACCGCGCTTGAAGGCTCCATGCGCGCCACGCTCAAGCTGACGCTGCTCAAGAGCGGCCAGGCCGAACTGCCCGGCAAGCAGGTCGACAAGCTGCTCGGCGAAACCAGCGACTACTGGATCACGGTCGGGCTCGACCCGGATCTGGATCTGGCCATGAAGGACGCCGTGCGCGAATCGATCCGGTTTCTACACCAACAGTACGATATCGAGGAGTCACTGGCCCTGGCCTATCTGAGCGCAGCCACGGATTTCGAAGTCTCGCAGGTGGTAGACAAGACCAAGGGCATCCACGCCATGATCCGCAAGGCCGACTTCGCCGATTTCGATACGGCCGTGCGCTCGCAAACCGAGGAAGCCGCCCGCTGA
- a CDS encoding BCCT family transporter, whose amino-acid sequence MSNLLSRSQRVYVGSALVIVALVIVGASMPEAFGNFANAALERVSHYFGWLYLLSVFGFVIFLVGLAFSRYGKIRLGDPYSEPEYSFFSWVSMLLAAGFGVGLVFYGLAEPVLHYLHPPYNDMPGETAESARYAIQYSFFHWGVSQWAGFSIVGLIIAYFQFRKKSSGLVSTVLEPMTNKLPKAARQPTSDALNIFAVVATVMGVATSLGLGVLQINGGLNQMFGVPDSTMWKFIILGVMCACYTMSSYSGLDKGIQYLSNINMALCLGLMGWVLCTGPTIFILNTIVVGVGDYIENFIAMSLRMNPFEDTGENWISTWTVFYWAWVIAWSPFVGTFVARISKGRTIREYVMGVLIVPPLLACGFIGVFGGAALHMELFGDAGGTLTSAVDDNITSALFTFFEMMPFTNVLSILAMCLIFVFLVTSADSASYIVAQMTDEGSLEPPLYKRLSWGLLISAICLTLIVAGGLKGLQTGSLLAALPFVFILYCMIFVLCGELRADRRQMLLDLHQKYESKPVGADAFEARDIFHNKWEDDDDDDFEDADYEGTRASSRG is encoded by the coding sequence TTGAGTAATCTCTTATCACGTAGCCAGCGGGTCTATGTCGGGTCCGCACTCGTCATCGTGGCGCTGGTCATCGTGGGCGCGTCGATGCCGGAAGCGTTCGGCAACTTCGCCAATGCCGCACTTGAACGCGTATCGCACTACTTCGGCTGGCTGTATCTACTGTCGGTCTTCGGTTTCGTCATATTTCTCGTCGGGCTGGCGTTCAGCCGATACGGCAAGATTCGCCTTGGCGATCCCTACAGCGAGCCGGAGTACAGTTTCTTCTCCTGGGTGAGCATGCTGCTGGCGGCCGGATTCGGCGTGGGACTCGTGTTCTACGGCCTCGCCGAGCCGGTGCTGCATTATCTGCATCCGCCGTACAACGACATGCCGGGCGAGACCGCGGAATCGGCGCGCTATGCGATCCAGTACAGTTTCTTCCACTGGGGTGTCAGCCAGTGGGCCGGGTTTTCGATCGTCGGCCTGATCATCGCCTACTTCCAGTTCCGCAAGAAAAGTTCAGGACTGGTATCCACGGTGCTGGAGCCGATGACCAACAAGCTGCCCAAGGCGGCCCGGCAGCCGACCTCCGATGCGCTCAACATCTTTGCCGTGGTCGCCACGGTCATGGGTGTGGCGACATCGCTGGGCCTGGGCGTACTGCAGATCAATGGCGGGCTTAACCAGATGTTCGGCGTGCCGGATTCCACGATGTGGAAATTCATCATTCTGGGCGTCATGTGCGCCTGCTACACCATGTCGAGCTATTCCGGGCTCGACAAAGGCATCCAGTATCTTTCGAACATCAATATGGCGCTGTGTCTGGGGCTGATGGGCTGGGTGCTGTGCACCGGGCCGACGATCTTCATCCTCAACACGATCGTTGTCGGTGTGGGCGACTATATCGAGAACTTCATCGCGATGAGCCTGCGCATGAACCCGTTCGAGGATACCGGCGAGAACTGGATCTCGACCTGGACGGTGTTCTACTGGGCGTGGGTGATCGCGTGGTCACCGTTCGTGGGCACGTTCGTGGCCCGGATTTCCAAGGGTCGGACGATCCGCGAGTACGTCATGGGCGTACTGATCGTGCCGCCGCTGCTGGCCTGCGGATTCATCGGTGTGTTCGGCGGTGCCGCATTGCACATGGAACTGTTCGGCGATGCGGGCGGCACGCTGACGAGTGCGGTCGACGACAACATCACCTCGGCGCTGTTCACGTTCTTCGAAATGATGCCCTTCACCAACGTGCTGTCGATCCTGGCCATGTGCCTGATCTTCGTGTTTTTGGTGACATCGGCGGATTCGGCTTCATACATTGTCGCCCAGATGACCGACGAAGGCTCGCTAGAGCCGCCGCTGTACAAGCGTTTGTCGTGGGGCCTGCTGATCTCGGCGATCTGTCTGACGCTGATCGTCGCCGGGGGCCTGAAAGGGCTGCAGACCGGTTCGCTGCTTGCGGCGTTGCCGTTCGTATTCATCCTTTACTGCATGATCTTCGTGCTATGCGGGGAACTGCGCGCCGATCGCCGTCAGATGCTGCTCGATCTGCATCAGAAGTACGAGTCGAAGCCGGTCGGGGCCGACGCATTCGAGGCCCGCGACATCTTCCATAACAAGTGGGAGGATGACGACGACGACGATTTCGAAGACGCCGACTACGAAGGCACCCGGGCGTCGTCCAGAGGCTAG
- a CDS encoding glycine zipper domain-containing protein, which translates to MKYRMGLYAGTLALCMASSAGYAGDRLNSAIGGGLGGAAGAAVGQMIGGDAATVIGAGIGGAGGAVLADSYNDRHDDRYYRDRRNYDRHHDRGRHYGKGRGHGKHGWHHRH; encoded by the coding sequence ATGAAGTACAGGATGGGACTCTATGCCGGTACGTTGGCGCTGTGTATGGCGAGCTCGGCAGGCTATGCCGGGGATCGCCTGAACTCGGCGATCGGCGGCGGCCTGGGCGGTGCAGCGGGCGCCGCGGTGGGACAGATGATCGGTGGCGATGCCGCGACCGTCATCGGCGCGGGCATCGGCGGCGCGGGCGGTGCGGTGCTGGCCGACAGTTACAACGATCGTCACGACGACCGCTATTATCGTGATCGCCGCAACTACGATCGCCACCATGATCGCGGCCGCCACTACGGAAAAGGCCGCGGCCATGGCAAACACGGGTGGCACCACCGCCACTAG
- a CDS encoding peptidoglycan DD-metalloendopeptidase family protein — protein MGCYSWTRAGLIGAIGMGLLIGQTSTVTARPSASERHDARAQASSGVDPSAPATHVGQDTPPAEIAHTHSRAPQITPWQTMTVEPGDSLSRLFARANLPAREWVDLLKLGDPVEPLETLRAGETVEIRKTPGGRLAELQYSLGPVDTLAVRRTASGDDALVADIIQRQTETRRLTAQGVVDGSLSGSLAAAGVPAKIATELAHIYRYRADLSHGMQSGDRFSIIYDAQFADGHRIASGPIVAARITTAGTEHAAFRVVDDDGRSAYYDTRGRAYEPSFSRHPVNYSRISSPFNPNRMHPILHIRRPHWGVDMAAPRGTPIHAAANGVVKFVGRKHGYGRLVELQHADGYSSRYGHMARFVKGLHDGERVHEGDVIGYVGSTGEATGPHLHFEIRKDGIAHNPLTMPLPEGHPLSPNRLAVFVSRIQPLIARLDGRTGTTTSTLFASASDTQLRGTNCNQASAINAALALSPAHADDRHPLSELFCVVAAQSNA, from the coding sequence ATGGGTTGCTACAGTTGGACACGTGCCGGTCTGATCGGTGCGATCGGCATGGGGCTGCTGATCGGCCAAACGTCGACCGTCACCGCCCGGCCGTCGGCGTCCGAACGCCACGACGCGCGCGCTCAGGCCAGCTCTGGCGTCGACCCTTCCGCCCCGGCGACACACGTCGGACAGGACACGCCACCGGCTGAGATCGCACATACCCATTCCCGGGCGCCCCAGATAACGCCCTGGCAGACCATGACCGTGGAGCCGGGCGATTCGCTATCGAGATTGTTTGCCCGTGCCAACCTGCCGGCGCGTGAATGGGTGGATTTGCTCAAGCTGGGCGACCCGGTCGAGCCGCTCGAAACGCTGCGCGCCGGGGAAACCGTGGAGATCCGCAAGACACCCGGCGGGCGCCTGGCCGAGCTCCAGTACTCGCTGGGCCCGGTGGATACGCTCGCCGTTCGTCGCACCGCGAGCGGCGACGACGCACTGGTCGCCGACATCATTCAACGCCAGACCGAGACTCGCCGGCTGACCGCACAGGGCGTGGTCGACGGATCGCTATCCGGGTCGCTGGCCGCAGCCGGCGTGCCGGCGAAGATCGCCACCGAACTGGCGCATATCTATCGCTATCGCGCCGATCTGTCGCACGGAATGCAGTCGGGCGATCGATTCTCGATCATCTACGATGCCCAGTTCGCCGACGGTCACCGCATCGCGAGCGGCCCGATCGTCGCGGCTCGGATCACCACCGCCGGTACCGAACACGCCGCGTTTCGCGTGGTCGACGACGATGGTCGAAGTGCCTATTACGATACGCGCGGCCGCGCCTACGAACCGTCGTTTTCGCGCCATCCCGTCAATTATTCGCGCATCAGCTCGCCGTTCAACCCGAACCGGATGCATCCGATTCTGCATATCCGTCGTCCGCACTGGGGCGTGGATATGGCGGCCCCGCGTGGCACGCCGATCCACGCGGCCGCCAATGGGGTAGTCAAGTTCGTTGGCCGCAAGCATGGGTATGGCCGGTTGGTCGAACTCCAGCATGCGGACGGCTATTCTTCGCGCTATGGGCATATGGCGCGTTTCGTCAAAGGGCTCCACGATGGCGAGCGGGTCCACGAGGGCGATGTGATCGGCTATGTCGGCTCCACCGGCGAAGCCACCGGCCCGCACCTGCATTTCGAGATTCGCAAGGACGGCATTGCGCACAATCCCTTGACCATGCCCCTACCGGAGGGCCATCCGCTGTCGCCGAACCGGCTGGCGGTGTTCGTCAGCCGCATCCAGCCCCTGATCGCGCGGCTGGACGGTCGTACGGGCACAACCACGAGCACCTTGTTCGCCTCGGCCTCGGATACGCAGCTGCGCGGTACGAACTGCAATCAAGCCAGTGCAATCAACGCGGCGCTGGCACTCTCGCCGGCCCATGCCGACGATCGGCATCCGCTGTCCGAGCTGTTCTGCGTGGTAGCTGCACAGAGCAACGCCTGA